GCCTGGCGGCAAGCGTTGCGCTGGTGGTCTCGGCACACCTGATCTTCGACGGCAACAGCACGGCCCGGTTCGGCACCGGCATCGGTTTCGCGCTGACCTACGTGCCGCTGTTCTTCGCCGTCGTGGTGGCGCTGCTGTGGGGCGGGCGCGGCGGCTCGGCGGCGGTGCTGGTGCTGGCGCTGACGGTGCTGATCGAGACCGCCGAGGGCGACGGGCCATTCGCCGTGCTCGACCGCCACCATGGCCAGTCATTGCTGGAAGCCCAGCTGTATCTGGGGATCACCGCCCTGCTGGTGCTGCTGGTCAGCGCGCTGAAGACCACGCGCGAACAGCTGCACGCACAGGGCGCGCGATGGCAGGGCCGCGTGGAGCTGGCGCTGACCGCCGCGGGCCAGCTGGTCTACACCGTCGACCCGGCCCGCGGCCGCGTCGACTGGGGCGGCGATGTGGAACTGCGCTTCGGCCATGACGCGGCCACCATGGCCTCGGTCGCCACCGTGCTGCAGCTGGTGCACCCGGACGACCGCGAAACCCTGCGCGCGCGCTGGCTCGGCGCCGCGCCCGCCGACGTCGATGCCACCCCCGCGCGGCGGCAGACGCTGCAGATCACCGCGCGCGACGGCACCCTGCACACCGTGATCGACTCCGGCGCCACGCTCGCCGACACCGCCGGCAACCCCGTGCTGGTCACCGGCACCTGGTCGATCGAAACGGCGCGCTGAGCCCGCCGCGCCGTAGCGGCCCCGAGTGCCGCCGCCCGACCGGATGCCGCGCTTCAGGTACGCCCCCCCGGCCGAAGCTGTCGCGCAGCCGGCAGATTCCACAACCGGGATTGACCCGTAGCGCTGCGCCGGATGCCGCAGGCACGGGGCACCCCGGGCCGATGAATACTTTTCAGGGCGAAAGTGACAGAATATTGTCCAGACCCCAACACGCTTGTTCCTACAATCCGCGCTTGTCCGCTGTGCGGGCAGCAAAAGAAACGACGTTTGGCCGTACCTGCTCCACCCCTCGCCAAAACGCTCTACAGGAGGAGACCAAGATGTGGAATCAAGTCTATGACCCGCTCGGCAACGCCGTATGGTCGACCGTCGCGGCCGGCTTGCCGGTGGCGGTACTGCTCTGTTCGCTCGCCTTCTTCCACATGCAGGCGCACCTGGCCGCGGGGCTGGCGCTGCTGGTGGGCGTGGGCATCGCCGCGTTCGTGTTCGGCATGCCGGCGGCGATGGCGGGCAAGGCGGCCGGGCTGGGCATCGTGTCCGGCCTGTTCCCGATCGGCTGGATCGTCCTCAACATCATCTTCCTGCACCGGCTCACCACCCTGAACGGCTCGTTCAAGGTGCTGCAGGGTTCGATCTCGGGCATCACCGAAGACCGGCGCCTGCAGCTGCTGCTGGTGGCGTTCAGCTTCGGCGCGTTCTTCGAGGGCGCGGCGGGCTTCGGCACGCCGGTAGCCGTGACGGGCGCGATCCTGATCGGGCTGGGCTTCTCGCCGCTGGCGGCCTCGGGGCTGGCGCTGATCGCCAACACCGCGCCGGTCGCCTACGGCGCCCTGGGCGCGCCCATCATCGGACTGGCCGCGGTGACGGGGCTCGACCTGAAGGACCTCTCCGCCATGATCGGCCGCCAGTTGCCGTTCTTCTCGGTGCTGGTGCCGTTCTGGCTGATCTGGGCGTTCGCGGGGTTGCGCGGCATGCTGCAGATCTGGCCGGCGATCCTGGTGGCGGGCGTGACCTTCGCCGTTCCGCAGTTCCTGGTGTCGAACTTCCACGGCCCGTGGCTGGTGGACGTGATTGCCGCGCTGGTCTCGATGGGCTCGCTCACGCTGTTCCTGAAAGTCTGGAAACCCAAGTCCATCTGGACCTCCACCGCCCTGCGCAACCACCCCGACACGTCCAAGGTCGATCCCGAAGCCGCCGCCGAGGCACGTGCCGCCACCACCGCCGCCGCCGATGCGAAGATCAGCCGCGTGCAGGCCTGGCTGCCGTGGGTGATCCTGACCGTGTTCGTCTTCATCTGGGGCGTGCCGCAGTTCAAGGCCTTCGTTGACGGCCTGTGGCAGTTCAAGCTGCCCATCCCCGGCCTCGACAAGATGGTGCTCAAGGGCCCGCCGGTCGTGCCCAAGGTCACGGCCGAAGCCGCGGTGTTCACCTTCAACGTGCTGTCGATGGCGGGCACCGGCATCCTGGCATCGGCCGTCGTCGGAGGCCTGCTGATGGGCTATTCGGTGCCGCGCATGGTCAAGGAGTACTGGAACACCATCAAGCTGACGCGCTATTCGCTGCTGACCATCTGCGCGATGTTCGGCATCGGCTACCTGACCCGCTACTCGGGCCTGGACGCGACGCTGGGCCTGGCGTTCGCCCACACCGGCGTGCTGTACCCGCTGTTCGGCACCATGCTGGGCTGGCTGGGCGTGGCGCTCACCGGTTCGGACACCGCATCGAACGTGCTGTTCGGCGGCCTGCAGAAGACCACCTCCGAGCAGCTCGGCCTGTCGCCGATCCTGATGTCGGCCGCCAACAGCTCGGGCGGGGTGATGGGCAAGATGATCGACGCGCAGTCCATCGTGGTGGCCTCCACCGCCACCAAGTGGTACGGCCATGAGGGCGACATCCTGCGCTATGTGTTCTTCCACTCGATCGCGCTGGCCTTCCTGGTGGGCCTGCTGATCACGCTGCAGGCCTACGTGGAACCGTTCACGCGGATGGTGGTGCCGATGGCGCACTAGCCCGGCCGCCCGCGCCGCAACGAAAAAGCCACTCATCGAGCGGCTTTTTTCATGGCGAGGCCTCCGATCGTCCGGCGGCGCCCTACGCCCAGCCGAGCGCCCCAACCAGCGCGCCGGCCGCCACCAGGATCAGCGGATGTACCCGCGTGAAGGCGCACGCCAGCACCGTCGCCACCGTCAGCGCAACGGTGCCGACGCTGTGGTCGGTAGCGCGCGCCAGCACCCAGCCGGTGGAGAACAGCAGCCCGATGGTCAGCGGCGCCAGCCCACGGCGGATCAGCATCACCCAGCGCGCGTCCGGCGCCTGGTGCATGACGTGCGCGACGATGCCGGCAATCACGCAGGACGGCCCGCAGATGCCGAGCATGGCGACCACCGCGCCGCCCAGGCCGGCGGCCTGCCAGCCGAACAGCTCGACGAACAGCACGTTCGGCCCCGGCGCGGCCTGCGAGATGGCATACATGGCGCTCAGCTGCTCGCTGGTCATGTAGTGACGCGTGTCGACCAGGAAGCGGTGCATGTCGGGCAGCGTCGAACTCGCCCCGCCGATGGCGAGGAACGACAGCACCGTGAAATGCCAGAACAGGTCGAACAGCGTGGCGAGCGCGCTCATTGCATCGCCCTCCATTCCAGTACGAGCGCCAGCGGAATCAGCACCGCCATCACCGGCAGCAGCGGCCATTGCAGCACGCCGATGGACAGGAACACCGCCAGTCCGATCCCCGCCGCACGCCGTGTGCGCGACTGGCCCTGCGCCAGCTTGATCGCCGTGGCGAGCACCAGCCCCGCCGCCACCGCCGCCATGCCCTTGAGCAACTGCTGCACCAGCGGCAGCGCGCTGTAGTGGTCGTACAGCATCACGATCAACAGCAGCAGCACGGCGGGCACCGCCACCAGGCCGGTCATCGCCGACGCCGCGCCACGGATGCCGTGATAGCGGTAGCCCAGCATCACGGAGAGATTCACCACGTTGGGGCCCGGCAGCACCTGGCCCAGGCTCAGCATCTCGGCGAACTCGGCGTCGGACAGCCAGCCGTTGCGCTCGACGATGCCGCGCCGCGCGAACGGCAGCACGCCGCCGAAGCCCGACAGCCCCATGCGCGCAAACTCCGTGAAGAGCTTGGCGCACGAAGGCGCCTGCGCGGCGCGCCCGGCGGCCATCGCGTCTGCGGGAGGGTTGCGCTCGCCCATCGGACTCAGGCCGCGGCGGGTGCGGGCTTGGGCAACGCCAGCTGCGGGTCGCGCAGCTTGGGCTCGATCGCCCGGCCCTTGCGCGCGCGCTTGCCGGCGTACGGCTCCTGCGCGCGGGTCGTCGTGAACGTCTGTTCGGTCGCCTTGCCGCTGCGCGGGCCAGCGCCCGACACCACGAACCCGGCCGGCCCGAAGGCCAGCGCCTGCGCGAGCGTCTCGTTCTTCTCCAGCTCCATCAGGATCACACCGCGGCCGCCGCTGGCCAGCGTCTTCACCTCCGCCAGCGGGAACAGCAGCAGGCGGCCGTTCGCCGACAGGCAGGCCGCGCCATAGGCGTCTTCCGGCACGGCGGCCGGCTTGTTGGGCTGATCGCCCTCATCGAGCGTGAGGAAAGCCTTGCCGCCCTTCTGGCGGCCCACCATGTCGCCCACCTTGGCCAGGAAGCCGTTGCCCCCTTGCGTGGAGATCAGCACGTTCTGCTCGGCGTGGCTCGCCAGGGTATGCGCGATGTGCGTGCCCGGCGCCAGTTCGATCAGCGTGGTCAGCGGCACACCGTCGCCGCGGCCGCCCGGCAGGTTGGCCACCGCCACCGAGTAGACCCGGCCCGTGCCCTTGTCGTCGCGCGTGCCGAAGATCAGCAGCGCGTCGGTGGTGCGGCACTCGAAGGTGTCGTACAGCGTGTCGCCCGCCTTGAAGCCGAACTGGGTGGCGTCGTGGCCATGGCCCTGGCGCGTACGCACCCAGCCCTTCTGCGAGACGATCACGGTGACGGGCTCGTCGACCACCTTCACCTCGGCGGCGGCGCGGCGCTCTTCCTGGATCAGCGTGCGGCGGTCGTCGCCGAACTGCTTGGCGTCGGTCTCGATCTCCTTGACGATGCGGCGGCGCATCATGGTCTCGGACTTCAGCAGCACGTCCAGCTCGGCCTGCTCCTCGCGCAGGTCCTTCAGCTCCTGCTCGATCTTGATGGCCTCCAGCCGCGCCAATTGGCGCAGGCGGATTTCCAGGATGTCCTCGGCCTGGCGCTCGGAGAGGCCGAACGCCTGCATCAGCGCTGGTTTGGGCTCGTCGCTCTCGCGGATGATGCGGATCACCTCGTCGATGTTGAGCAGCACCAGTTGCCGCCCTTCGAGGATGTGGATGCGGTCCTCCACCTTGCCCAGGCGATGGCGCGTGCGGCGCGTGACCGTGGCGAATCGGTAGTCGATCCACTCGCGCAGAATCTCGCGCAGGCCCTTCTGGCGCGGCCGGCCATCCGTGCCGATCATCACCAGGTTGATGGCCGCGCCCGATTCCAGCGACGTATGCGCCAGCAGTGCGTTGGCGAACTCCTGCTGGCCGATGTTCTTGCTCTTGGGCTCGAACACCAGCCGCACCGGCGCGTCCTTGCCCGACTCGTCGCGCACCGCGTCGAGCAGGCCGAGCAGGGTCTGCTTGAGCTGCAGCTGTTCCGGCGTCAGCGACTTCTTGCCGGTGCGCACCTTCGGGTTGGTCAGCTCCTCGATCTCCTCCAGCACCTTCTGCGACGAGGTGTTGGGCGGCAGCTCCGTCACCACCAGTTGCCACTGGCCGCGCGCGAGGTCTTCGATCTTCCAGCGCGCGCGCACCTTCAGGCTGCCGCGCCCGGTCTCGTAGATCTGCGCGATGTCCGCCGCCGA
The sequence above is a segment of the Ralstonia nicotianae genome. Coding sequences within it:
- a CDS encoding MASE1 domain-containing protein, encoding MPFPFHRTSPSLAAFLWGALYLLAAVVSHRLNGPIDMTGYIWLSAGITMAAFMLRPYREWPGLGAAFTVGQLVLCAFEKGNPAHALLFVLDEAGSAALAVALVRLMRVPLDGLDFVRAMLAAGTLSALLGALPGAAWFAWSQDAPFGQVLRIWAASDFLGVLIVTPVLATWSRFRALRSGGPDRTETLLGLAASVALVVSAHLIFDGNSTARFGTGIGFALTYVPLFFAVVVALLWGGRGGSAAVLVLALTVLIETAEGDGPFAVLDRHHGQSLLEAQLYLGITALLVLLVSALKTTREQLHAQGARWQGRVELALTAAGQLVYTVDPARGRVDWGGDVELRFGHDAATMASVATVLQLVHPDDRETLRARWLGAAPADVDATPARRQTLQITARDGTLHTVIDSGATLADTAGNPVLVTGTWSIETAR
- a CDS encoding L-lactate permease, whose protein sequence is MWNQVYDPLGNAVWSTVAAGLPVAVLLCSLAFFHMQAHLAAGLALLVGVGIAAFVFGMPAAMAGKAAGLGIVSGLFPIGWIVLNIIFLHRLTTLNGSFKVLQGSISGITEDRRLQLLLVAFSFGAFFEGAAGFGTPVAVTGAILIGLGFSPLAASGLALIANTAPVAYGALGAPIIGLAAVTGLDLKDLSAMIGRQLPFFSVLVPFWLIWAFAGLRGMLQIWPAILVAGVTFAVPQFLVSNFHGPWLVDVIAALVSMGSLTLFLKVWKPKSIWTSTALRNHPDTSKVDPEAAAEARAATTAAADAKISRVQAWLPWVILTVFVFIWGVPQFKAFVDGLWQFKLPIPGLDKMVLKGPPVVPKVTAEAAVFTFNVLSMAGTGILASAVVGGLLMGYSVPRMVKEYWNTIKLTRYSLLTICAMFGIGYLTRYSGLDATLGLAFAHTGVLYPLFGTMLGWLGVALTGSDTASNVLFGGLQKTTSEQLGLSPILMSAANSSGGVMGKMIDAQSIVVASTATKWYGHEGDILRYVFFHSIALAFLVGLLITLQAYVEPFTRMVVPMAH
- a CDS encoding chromate transporter, whose amino-acid sequence is MEGDAMSALATLFDLFWHFTVLSFLAIGGASSTLPDMHRFLVDTRHYMTSEQLSAMYAISQAAPGPNVLFVELFGWQAAGLGGAVVAMLGICGPSCVIAGIVAHVMHQAPDARWVMLIRRGLAPLTIGLLFSTGWVLARATDHSVGTVALTVATVLACAFTRVHPLILVAAGALVGALGWA
- a CDS encoding chromate transporter gives rise to the protein MGERNPPADAMAAGRAAQAPSCAKLFTEFARMGLSGFGGVLPFARRGIVERNGWLSDAEFAEMLSLGQVLPGPNVVNLSVMLGYRYHGIRGAASAMTGLVAVPAVLLLLIVMLYDHYSALPLVQQLLKGMAAVAAGLVLATAIKLAQGQSRTRRAAGIGLAVFLSIGVLQWPLLPVMAVLIPLALVLEWRAMQ
- the parC gene encoding DNA topoisomerase IV subunit A, with amino-acid sequence MEQQDILFDPREPAEALTLAHYAERAYLDYAVSVVKGRALPEVADGQKPVQRRILFAMHEMGLRADAKPVKSARVVGDVLGKYHPHGDQSAYDALVRLAQDFSLRYPLIDGQGNFGSRDGDGAAAMRYTEARLTPISRLLLEELDQGTVDFIPNYDGSMDEPRLLPARLPFVLLNGASGIAVGMATEIPSHNLREVATAAVALIRDDKLTSTDLMQYMPGPDFPGGGQIISSAADIAQIYETGRGSLKVRARWKIEDLARGQWQLVVTELPPNTSSQKVLEEIEELTNPKVRTGKKSLTPEQLQLKQTLLGLLDAVRDESGKDAPVRLVFEPKSKNIGQQEFANALLAHTSLESGAAINLVMIGTDGRPRQKGLREILREWIDYRFATVTRRTRHRLGKVEDRIHILEGRQLVLLNIDEVIRIIRESDEPKPALMQAFGLSERQAEDILEIRLRQLARLEAIKIEQELKDLREEQAELDVLLKSETMMRRRIVKEIETDAKQFGDDRRTLIQEERRAAAEVKVVDEPVTVIVSQKGWVRTRQGHGHDATQFGFKAGDTLYDTFECRTTDALLIFGTRDDKGTGRVYSVAVANLPGGRGDGVPLTTLIELAPGTHIAHTLASHAEQNVLISTQGGNGFLAKVGDMVGRQKGGKAFLTLDEGDQPNKPAAVPEDAYGAACLSANGRLLLFPLAEVKTLASGGRGVILMELEKNETLAQALAFGPAGFVVSGAGPRSGKATEQTFTTTRAQEPYAGKRARKGRAIEPKLRDPQLALPKPAPAAA